A genomic window from Gymnodinialimonas ceratoperidinii includes:
- a CDS encoding putative PEP-binding protein, which produces MLTTPDFAEITPTAAIRKDRHGNRAKCLQRLVRLDMPVPPTVALSFDTVRAIADGRMPDLEALVGLFGPGALLSVRSSSETPDWGGPGTILNVGMCDATADALAETHGPDVAGAVYTRFIRSYAVHVHRLDADDFEGPITPRLAKAAYEAEMEEPFPQDPTVQLAEVLRSMARAWEGTTARLLRQAQGAPADAGLGLVVQKMALGPAQGISGAGVVQFISSDTGEPQITGRYLPRGQGRQALTEGAAQFIESDPRGPALEDVAPEQVQALRDAHGLMRKRLREEMQIEFTLMDGELSILDAVRTPRSARAEVAVAVALAESKVIPREEALNRIPPYTLNGLLHRQVKAGADRDVLTTGIPAAPGAATGKIVFSTTAATASAARGEPCILVRRETSPEDIRGMHAAQAILTERGGVTSHAAVIARGLGLPCVAGATSLQLDPRKKTITVPGRRVFHEGDIITLDGSSGEVLVGAAEMIEPALGGAFAKLMEWADDARDIGIRVNADTPEDAAMAQRFGVDGIGLCRTEHMFFDAIRMTVMREMIFAENAQDRAASLDRLLPMQREDFIKLFELMKGQPVTIRLFDPPLHEFLPRDREGIRALAEALDLPVSRVAQRIEALQEFNPMLGMRGVRLGITVPEIYEMQARAIFEATVASSEKGAAIVPEIMIPLVTACREVEIVKSAIDGIAAEVRTKSGVDFTYRLGVMVETPRAALRAGEIAEHSAFLSFGTNDLTQMTYGLSRDDAGRFMSAYVQQGVFSEDPFRQLDVDGVGELVLLGAERGRAARPELTLALCGEHGGHPESVDFSRRAGFDYVSCSPYRVPVAKLAAAQFAIRDKGLALDVKV; this is translated from the coding sequence ATGCTCACCACGCCTGACTTTGCCGAGATCACCCCGACAGCCGCCATCCGCAAGGACCGGCACGGGAACCGTGCAAAATGTCTGCAGCGGCTGGTGCGGCTCGATATGCCGGTGCCGCCGACGGTGGCGCTCAGCTTCGACACAGTGCGCGCGATTGCCGATGGGCGGATGCCGGATCTGGAGGCGCTTGTCGGGCTGTTCGGCCCCGGCGCGCTGCTCTCCGTGCGCTCCTCGTCCGAGACACCTGACTGGGGCGGGCCCGGCACGATCCTGAACGTCGGCATGTGCGACGCGACCGCCGATGCGCTGGCCGAGACCCATGGCCCCGACGTGGCGGGCGCCGTCTATACACGCTTCATTCGCTCCTACGCGGTCCATGTGCACCGGCTGGATGCGGACGATTTTGAGGGCCCCATCACCCCCCGTCTGGCGAAAGCCGCTTATGAAGCCGAGATGGAAGAGCCCTTTCCGCAAGACCCCACCGTGCAATTGGCCGAGGTCCTGCGCTCCATGGCGCGGGCTTGGGAAGGCACGACGGCGCGGCTCTTGCGGCAGGCCCAAGGTGCGCCGGCGGATGCGGGTCTGGGCCTCGTAGTACAAAAGATGGCGCTTGGCCCGGCGCAGGGCATATCCGGTGCTGGCGTCGTGCAGTTCATCAGCTCCGACACCGGCGAGCCGCAGATCACCGGGCGCTATCTGCCGCGTGGTCAGGGGCGGCAGGCGCTGACGGAAGGAGCCGCGCAATTCATCGAAAGCGATCCCCGCGGCCCGGCGCTGGAAGATGTCGCGCCCGAGCAGGTTCAGGCACTCCGCGACGCCCACGGGCTGATGCGCAAGCGCCTGCGCGAAGAAATGCAGATCGAGTTCACGCTGATGGATGGTGAGCTGTCGATCCTTGATGCCGTGCGCACCCCGCGTTCCGCCCGCGCCGAAGTCGCGGTAGCCGTGGCGCTGGCCGAAAGCAAGGTGATCCCGCGGGAGGAGGCGTTGAACCGCATCCCGCCCTATACGCTCAACGGGCTCTTGCACCGGCAGGTCAAGGCAGGCGCCGACCGCGACGTTCTGACCACGGGCATTCCGGCCGCGCCGGGTGCGGCCACCGGCAAGATCGTGTTCTCCACCACGGCCGCCACCGCCTCTGCCGCGCGCGGAGAGCCCTGTATCCTCGTGCGTCGGGAAACCTCGCCCGAGGATATTCGAGGGATGCACGCGGCGCAGGCGATCCTGACGGAACGGGGCGGCGTGACCTCCCACGCCGCCGTGATCGCGCGCGGTCTGGGCCTGCCTTGCGTGGCAGGCGCGACAAGCCTGCAGCTGGACCCCCGCAAGAAGACCATTACGGTGCCGGGCCGCAGGGTGTTCCACGAGGGGGACATCATCACGCTGGACGGCTCCTCCGGCGAGGTTCTGGTCGGCGCGGCCGAGATGATCGAACCGGCCCTCGGCGGCGCTTTCGCCAAGCTGATGGAATGGGCCGATGATGCGCGCGATATCGGTATCCGGGTGAACGCCGATACGCCCGAGGACGCTGCGATGGCGCAGCGCTTCGGGGTTGACGGCATCGGCCTCTGCCGGACTGAGCACATGTTCTTCGACGCCATCCGCATGACCGTGATGCGCGAGATGATCTTTGCCGAGAACGCGCAGGACCGGGCAGCGTCGCTCGACCGCCTCCTGCCGATGCAGCGCGAAGATTTCATCAAGCTGTTCGAGTTGATGAAGGGCCAACCGGTCACCATCCGGTTATTCGACCCGCCCCTGCACGAATTCCTCCCCCGCGATCGGGAGGGGATCCGGGCCCTCGCCGAAGCGCTGGATCTGCCCGTCAGCCGCGTGGCGCAGCGAATCGAGGCATTGCAGGAATTCAACCCGATGCTCGGGATGCGCGGCGTGAGGCTCGGCATTACCGTGCCGGAAATCTACGAAATGCAGGCCCGCGCGATCTTCGAGGCGACCGTGGCATCGTCCGAGAAAGGCGCGGCCATCGTGCCCGAGATCATGATCCCGCTGGTCACCGCGTGTCGTGAAGTCGAGATCGTGAAATCGGCCATCGACGGCATCGCAGCCGAAGTGCGCACCAAGTCCGGGGTGGATTTTACCTACCGCCTGGGCGTCATGGTCGAGACCCCGAGGGCCGCTCTGCGTGCCGGTGAGATCGCCGAGCATTCAGCGTTTTTGTCCTTTGGCACCAACGACTTGACCCAGATGACCTACGGTCTCAGCCGCGATGATGCCGGGCGTTTCATGTCGGCTTATGTGCAGCAGGGTGTCTTCTCGGAGGACCCGTTCCGCCAGCTTGACGTCGATGGCGTGGGAGAGCTGGTTCTGCTCGGCGCCGAAAGAGGGCGCGCCGCGCGACCCGAGCTGACCCTCGCCCTGTGTGGAGAACACGGGGGCCACCCGGAGTCGGTCGACTTCTCGCGCCGTGCGGGCTTCGACTATGTCTCCTGCTCGCCGTACCGCGTGCCGGTCGCGAAGCTGGCGGCTGCGCAATTTGCCATTCGTGACAAAGGCTTGGCTCTCGACGTTAAAGTTTAG
- a CDS encoding cell wall hydrolase — protein sequence MTVRFLSALGAGILALCAGTGAGAQNLSETDVTLGTSAADQGLSGVLDQLMGMEAASLSALNASRLRQIGSAYEGEGAQDDSRIMEAAELDALRAPEGDAEWQCLTQALYFEARGEPIIGQYAVAEVILNRVDAANYPDTICGVITQGTGRRFACQFTYTCDGLSDEMTETAAMHRLGHIARIMMDGAPRDLTEGATHYHADWVSPRWARVYPQTASIGIHQFYRQQY from the coding sequence ATGACGGTACGGTTTTTGTCCGCGCTCGGCGCGGGCATTTTGGCGTTGTGCGCCGGCACGGGCGCGGGCGCACAGAACCTCTCGGAAACGGACGTGACATTGGGCACCTCGGCAGCCGATCAAGGGCTTTCGGGAGTTCTGGATCAGCTGATGGGGATGGAGGCGGCATCGCTGTCCGCCCTGAACGCCAGCCGCCTGCGCCAGATCGGCTCTGCCTACGAGGGCGAGGGCGCACAGGATGACAGCCGCATCATGGAAGCGGCCGAGCTGGACGCCCTGCGAGCGCCTGAAGGTGACGCGGAATGGCAGTGCCTGACCCAAGCGCTCTATTTCGAGGCGCGCGGCGAGCCGATCATCGGCCAATATGCCGTGGCCGAAGTGATCCTGAACCGCGTCGACGCGGCGAACTATCCCGACACGATCTGCGGCGTGATCACGCAAGGCACGGGCCGCCGTTTCGCGTGCCAGTTCACCTACACCTGCGACGGGCTCTCGGACGAGATGACGGAGACGGCCGCGATGCACCGCCTCGGCCATATCGCACGCATCATGATGGACGGCGCCCCCCGCGATCTGACCGAGGGCGCGACCCACTACCATGCCGATTGGGTCAGCCCCCGTTGGGCGCGGGTCTATCCGCAGACCGCCTCGATCGGCATTCACCAGTTCTACCGCCAACAGTACTGA